A stretch of Anolis sagrei isolate rAnoSag1 chromosome X, rAnoSag1.mat, whole genome shotgun sequence DNA encodes these proteins:
- the FAHD1 gene encoding oxaloacetate tautomerase FAHD1, mitochondrial: MASTKPLSRFWEWGKNIICVGRNYADHAKEMKNAVPSEPLFFLKPSSAYVREGFPIVRPYYCHKLHHEVELGVVMGRGAKGVSPEAAMEHVGGYALCLDMTARDTQEECKKKGLPWTLAKGFHTSCPVSDFLPKEKVPDPHQLKLWLKVNGELRQEGETSSMIFSIPYIISYISGIVPLEEGDVILTGSPKGVSAVEENDEIEAGIEGLLTMRFRVAQQRSRP, from the coding sequence ATGGCTTCCACCAAGCCTTTGTCCCGGTTCTGGGAGTGGGGAAAGAACATCATCTGTGTGGGGCGGAATTACGCCGATCACGCCAAGGAGATGAAGAACGCCGTCCCCTCCGAGCCGCTcttcttcctcaagccttccTCAGCCTACGTCCGGGAAGGTTTCCCCATCGTCCGGCCCTACTATTGCCACAAACTGCACCACGAGGTGGAACTAGGGGTGGTGATGGGGAGGGGGGCCAAGGGGGTGTCCCCGGAGGCGGCCATGGAGCATGTGGGGGGCTATGCCCTGTGCTTGGACATGACCGCCAGGGACACCCAGGAGGAGTGTAagaagaagggcctcccctggaCCTTGGCCAAAGGCTTCCACACCTCCTGCCCGGTCAGCGACTTCCTCCCCAAAGAAAAGGTTCCCGATCCGCACCAGTTGAAGCTCTGGCTGAAGGTCAACGGGGAGTTGCGGCAAGAAGGAGAGACGTCCAGCATGATCTTCTCCATCCCGTATATCATCAGCTACATCAGTGGGATCGTTCCTCTGGAAGAAGGGGATGTCATACTAACGGGGTCACCCAAAGGGGTTTCGGCTGTCGAGGAGAATGACGAGATAGAAGCCGGGATCGAAGGGCTGCTCACCATGAGGTTTCGAGTTGCCCAGCAAAGAAGCCGGCCCTGA